A portion of the uncultured Bacteroides sp. genome contains these proteins:
- a CDS encoding helix-turn-helix domain-containing protein, with protein MKKVTKEQYEFSLARIEELLPLVDDNTPANDKNAVELTVVSDIVIAYEKDHYPIEKLTVSELIGLSLEEKGMTQRQLAGEIGISPSRVNDYISGRSEPTLKIARLLCRVLNISPTAMLGF; from the coding sequence ATGAAAAAAGTTACAAAAGAACAATACGAATTTTCATTGGCAAGAATTGAAGAACTTTTGCCTTTGGTTGACGATAATACCCCTGCTAATGATAAGAATGCAGTTGAACTTACAGTGGTATCTGATATTGTTATAGCTTATGAAAAAGACCACTATCCAATAGAAAAACTAACAGTGTCGGAATTGATAGGATTATCTTTAGAAGAAAAAGGTATGACACAAAGACAACTTGCCGGAGAAATTGGAATAAGTCCTTCTCGTGTTAATGATTATATTTCAGGGCGTTCGGAACCCACTTTGAAAATTGCAAGATTGCTTTGTCGAGTGTTGAATATATCTCCCACAGCAATGTTGGGATTTTAA